CTCAGGCAAGATTACAGTTTTGATTTCTAAACCGTATTTCGCAGCAAATTCAAAATCCCTCTCATCATGTGCAGGTACCCCCATAACTGCACCTGTACCGTATTCCAGCAAAACATAGTTTGCAATCCAAATCGGCACTTCCTTGCCGCTTAGGGGATTCAGACAATAGGCACCAATGAACATCCCTTCCTTTTCTGCATCCGTGGATGTCCGGGCTATTTCGTTAAGTCCGTTCATTTTCTCAATAAATGCTAAGACATCCGCCTCATATCCGGTTCCTTTTACCAGTTTCAGAACCAGAGGATGTTCCGGAGCCAACACCACATAGCTGACCCCAAAGACGGTATCAATCCGAGTCGTATACACTAAAATCTTTTCCGGACGCTCTTCCAGAGCAAAGTTTACCTCCACTCCTTCAGAACGGCCAATCCAGTTACGCTGCATGGTTTTGACTTTTTCCGGCCAACCAGGCAGCTTATCTAAATCTTCAAGGAGAACATCGGCATAATCCGTAATCCGGAAAAACCATTGTTCCAGGCTTTTCTTAGTAACTAATGTATCGCAGCGCTCACAGCCTCCATCCACGACCTGCTCATTAGCCAGCACTGTTGCACAGGAGGGACACCAATTAACTGCTGCCTTCTTCTTATATACTAAACCATGCTTATAAAACTCCAGGAACAACCACTGGGTCCATTTATAATAGCTGGGATGACAAGTTGCCACTTCTCTGTCCCAATCATAGGAAATTCCCATCTCCTGAAGCTGACGCCGCATATTAGCGATATTCTTCCAGGTCCAATCTGCCGGAGGGGTTTGATGTTTAATCGCAGCATTCTCCGCAGGCAGCCCAAAGGAATCCCAACCAATAGGATGAAGAACATTATGACCGGTCATTCGTTTATAACGTGCAATAACGTCAGCGATGGAGTAGTTACGCACATGCCCCATATGTAAATCCCCCGAAGGATATGGAAACATTGCCAAGGCATAATACTTTGGCTTTGAGGAATTCTCCTCAGTTTTATAGGCCTTATTGTCCAGCCATTCTTTCTGCCACTTTGATTCAATCTTAGGAAATGAATACTTCTCTTGCATTATTAAAACCTTCCCCCTTAGAAATATTAAAAACATACTAAAAATCTCTCGTCCCGAAAGGGACGAGAGACCTCACTCCCGTGGTACCACCCAAATTGATTCTCAAATGATTTTAACGGCTCACACCGGTGTTCATTGTAACCTGAACACAGCTCCCGGGTGAGTTCCTGAAGTCCTCAACAACGGCTTGCACCCTCCGCCGCCTCTCTAAAAGAAAGTTCTCCAGTACTACTCCCATTCTCAGCCTTTATGTTTTTTAGTTCTCAACTTATTCCCAGATTAATGTTTCATTGCTTCCAAGGCAACAACTTCCGCATCTTTCCAAAGACGCTCAAGCTGATAAAATTCACGTTGGTCCGGAGTCATAATATGAATCACCAAGTCACCGCCACAATCCATCAATACCCATTTAGCCTCGGGCAACCCTTCTAAATGAATAATCGGTATTCCCATTTCCGGCAGTTTTTCTTCCAAGTGATCCGTGATTGCTTTAACCTGAGTGGCAGTATTTCCAGTCACAATAAAACAATAATCTGTGACTACAGAGATACCTTTTAAACTCAACAGCGTGATATCTCCACCTTTTTTGTCCTCGATATACCCAACCACTTGATTAAGCATTTTGTGATCTAATTCCAATATTTTGCCTCCTTTGTAAATCATCAAACGTCAATTGGGTTAGAGGATGAATTGGACGTTTGCTTTGTTCCAAATATTTTAAAGTGTGTTTAACACATACTAACGTACCCTTTTCTAAGTTATCATACAAGGATTGACGTAAAAAGTCCACTTCTGGAAAATCACGGTCCGGTTCTGTCAAATCGGCACTATAAATAAGCATTTCTAAAGGACCCATTCCCGGCCTACCCAAAGTATGATTGGCCACGGCCGCCACAATCTCCGCGTCATCTAAACCATAATAATGTTCCAACCAATAAGCCGCCACAGGACCATGCAAAACATAAGGGCTCTGTTCATCTTCAGGATACTTGAGCAAATTCCATCGACGCGCATACCTTAGCTGACTATTTAAAGGGATTTCTTTTGCTAAATCGTGCACTAACCCTGCACAACGAGCCTTCAGCGGATCCAATCCATGCCGGCGAGCCAAAACCTCAGCCCAGTCGGCTACGCCCAAAGTATGCCTAAGGCGTTCCTCTGAAAGTACGCGAGTAGCTAGATCCCTCAGCACTTCAACTTGTAATGTCACGTTCTCCCGCTCCTCTTTTTTCTTTCACATTCTCTTTAATAATCTATTTTATCAAGCAATCCTCTTTTATGTCAAAACAAGTTATTAATTAAGTTGTTTAATAAAAAGGGAGACCCCCTACAAGCTTGTCAGAGGCCTCCCTTTCAGTCGCAGGATTACATTTGTTTTGGTCTAGCTTCGTTTACCGTTAAAGGCCTTCCACCAAAATCTTTGCCATTTAACTCCTCGGCCATACGTGCCGCATCCGCATCCTCAACCTCAATAAATCCAAACCCCCTGGAGCGGCCAGTTTCACGATCGGTAATAATCCGACTGCTTTCTACTTGACCATACGCACTGAAGAATTCGCCGAGTTCTTCTGCAGTCGTATTCCACGGAAGATTTCCGACATAAAGTGTTGTTGCCATGCTCACTGTCACCTCTTGTCATGTATTAAATCAACTGATCGTTTTTAGTATGGTCAAATCCAGCTATAGTATGCGAATAAAAAAAGGATTTCCATGATCAAATTATTTGTTAACATACAACTTCATCTCTTCAAGATAAAGACGAACAGCTTCTGGCAAAAGGTAACGGATAGGTTCTCCGCATTGAACCCTTGATCGTATGTCCGTCGACGAAATCGCCAACGCCGGCACCTCTAGATAATGAATCTTCTCTTGCGTATCCGGGTGCTCTTCTTGAACTTTCAGAAAAAAATCCCGCGCATCGAATCCCGGACGAGCTGCGCCGATAAATTGAATCAATCTTAAGATTTCTTCCGCTTCACGCCAGGAAAAGATCTCCAAAAGAGCATCGGACCCGGTAATAAAATAAAGTTCGTGCTCCGGATAAGTACGGTGCAGAATACGCAAAGTGTCAACGGTATAAGATGGCCCTTCCCTCTCGATTTCCAGGGATGAGATTTCAAAAAACTCATTATCCTCAATGGCACGTCTAACCATCTCATAGCGCATCGGGCCAGCCGAAATGTCCTTTCTGTGTTTATGAGGAGGTGTTCCCGTTGGAATAAACAGCACTTTACTTAATTTGAACTTCGCACGAGCCATCTCAGCCGCAACCAAATGCCCATAATGGATGGGGTCAAAGGTTCCTCCCATTATGCCTAAACGCGGTTTTTCTCTCTTCTGCAGAGCCAACCGTTCCAAGTCAGTCATAGAGTAATTCTCCTAACGGATTAAAAATAAGGTATTAGATGATCTTTGTTGTCCACTCCTCCAGATTCCAAACATCCGTTACCCAGTCTTGATAAAAATCCGGTTCGTGGGAAACCACAATCACAGTACCCTTATATTCCATAATCGCTCTCTTAAGCTCAGCCTTAGCATCTACATCCAGATGATTGGTAGGTTCGTCCAGAACCAGCCAATTCACTTCCTTCAGCATGAGCTTACACAAGCGAACTTTGGCATTTTCGCCTCCGCTTAAAACCATCATTTTACTGGAGATGTGTTCGCTGGTTAATCCACACCGGGCTAAGGCTCCCCGCACTTCAGAATTAGAAAGTCCCGGGAACTCATCCCACACTTCTTCAAGGGCTGTTTTAGTGTTTTTACGGCTTGACTCTTGTTCAAAATACCCAGGATAAAGATAGTCTCCCAGCTCAACTTCCCCTGAAACCGGCGGAATATACCCTAGCAATGTTTTTAACAACGTGGATTTGCCCAAACCGTTAACACCGCGAATGGCGACCTTCTGTCCCCGTTCCAAACTTAAATTTAAGGGACGAGTTAATGGTTCATCATAACCCAAAACAATATCCTTAGCCTCAAAGATCAGCTTCCCCGGGGTTCGAGCTTCTTGAAATTTAAACTTTGGCTGAATCTTCTCTCTTGGCCGTTCAATTAAATCCATTTTATCCAATTGCTTCTGACGACTCTTGGCACGTCCCGTAGTGGAAATCCTCGCCTTGTTCCGGGCAATAAAATCTTCGAGGCGATCGACTTCTTTTTGCTGCTTATCATAAGCTTTTTGTTCCTGAATCTTTTTGGTTTCCAAAAGAGCCATAAATTGCTCGTAGTTGCCTGTATAGCGTGTCAGTTCCGCATTTTCCACATGATAAATAACGTTAATCACGCTGTTTAAAAAGGGAACATCATGGGAAACAAGAATGAAAGCATTTTCATACTGGATCAGATAGCGTTTGAGCCACTCAATATGCTCTGCATCCAAAAAGTTAGTCGGCTCGTCTAAAATCAGAATTGTGGGGTTCTGAAGCAATAGCTTGGTAAGCAGGACTTTGGTTCTCTGTCCTCCGCTCAAATCTGTAACATCTTTATCGAGGCCGATTTCTCCAAGTCCAAGACCATTAGCAACTTCTTCTATCTTTGTATCAATCATATAGAAACCATTGTGTTCGAGAATCGTTTGAATCTCTCCTACCTCTTCCATGAGTTTATCCATTTCACTCTCTGAAGCATTACCCATGCGGTCATAGCTTGCCAACATCTCTGCTTCCAAATCATACATTCCCTGAAACGCCTCTTTAAGCACGTCCCGAATAGTCTTTCCCTTCTCCAAAACAGAATGCTGATCTAAATAACCCACGGTCACTCGATTCGACCATTCTACTTTACCTTTATCAGGCATAAGTTTCCCAGTAATAATATCTAAAAAGGTGGATTTTCCCTCTCCGTTCGCTCCCACTAAGCCAACGTGCTCCCCTTTTAATAAACGAAAAGTTACCTCTTCAAAGATTTTCCGCCCGCCAAATCCATGGCTGACATTTTCAACATTTAAAACACTCATAAAGTTAAACTTCTCTCCTCATAACTGTCAAGCAGCGAGTTCCGAGTCTTATACCCTTCATTGCCTGACACCGCTTACTTATCAAACATACCGCCGACTTTGCGCCGTTTAATACCTTTTCTCTTTTCTCCTATTTTTTGAGCAGGCTTTATGGGGCCTCCTTGCTGAGAACTTTTCATTTTTTTCTCCTCAACGATCTTTTTCATCTGCGCCAAGGTCTTCTCATCCATCGATTATTTCCTCCAGTATTACCTCTTACTTGCCGTGATTTTTTCATCAAGCTCGGTTAAATAGGTCCATCGTTCCATTAATTCCTCAAGTCTCTGTTCAAGGGTTTGCTGAAGAGCTGCCAGCTCTGTTAGCTTTCCATAATCACTGCCTGCCTCATTCATATCTTGAGTATTTTTCTCTATGGCTTGTTCCATTTCCTCAATCTGTCCCTCAATTTGCGCAAATTCTTGCTGCTCCTTAAAGGTCATTTTAAGAGGACGGTCTTTCTTCCTCTCAGATTCTTCTTGATCCGGCTTAGCATCTTTGTTTTGAATGGTCTTTGCCAGAGCAGCCAGCTTAGCTGCCTGTTCAGCTTCTTGCTCGGAGGCATAGACCTGTTCTCGATAGTCTGAATAGTTTCCAGCATAGGAACGTATACGCCCGTTTCCTTCAAACGCAAAGATTTTATCTGTAACTCGATCCAAAAAGTACCGGTCATGGGAAACAGCAATAACCGCTCCTGGAAAATCATCCAGATAATTTTCCAAAATCGTTAGAGTTTGAATATCCAAATCATTGGTGGGCTCGTCTAAGAGAAGCACATTAGGTGCCCCCATCAAAATCCGCAAAAGGTTCAGCCTGCGTTTTTCTCCGCCGGAAAGTTTGCCAATCTGCGTCCACTGAACCTCCGGCAGAAATAAGAAGCGCTCCAACATTTGCGAAGCTGTTAAAAATCCTCCATCCGCCATAGGAATCACTTCTGCGATCCCTTTAATATCATCAATAACGCGGATGTCCGGGTCGAAATACGTGGTTTCCTGAGAAAAATATCCCATTTTGACCGTGGAACCAAGTTCTATAGTTCCGAAGTCGGGGGTGAGGCTGCCCGCAATCAAGTTCAGCAAAGTTGACTTGCCGCTGCCGTTAGGTCCAATAATTCCGATGCGATCATTCCTTAATAAAATATAACTAAAATCCTTAATAACCACCCCGCGCTGAGGAAACTCTTTGCGCAGATTTCTACATTCAAGAATTTTCTTCCCTAAGCGAGTGGCTCCTATAGGCATTTCAATCTGGTCTGAGCGCTGTAATGGCTTCTCTGCCTGCAGCTTTTCGAAACGCTCGATCCTGGCTTTTTGCTTAGTCGAGCGGGCTTGAGCCCCCCTGCGCATCCAGGCTAATTCATTGCGTAAGAGATTTTGACGTTTTCGCTCAGATGCATCCTCTTGTTCCTCTCTCTCTGCCTTCAATTCCAGAAAACGGCTGTAATTCCCTGGATAAGGATAAAGTTTTCCCCGATCCAGCTCCAATACCCGACCTACCACACGATCAAGAAAATAGCGATCATGAGTGAT
This Desulfosporosinus orientis DSM 765 DNA region includes the following protein-coding sequences:
- the rsfS gene encoding ribosome silencing factor, producing the protein MELDHKMLNQVVGYIEDKKGGDITLLSLKGISVVTDYCFIVTGNTATQVKAITDHLEEKLPEMGIPIIHLEGLPEAKWVLMDCGGDLVIHIMTPDQREFYQLERLWKDAEVVALEAMKH
- the yqeK gene encoding bis(5'-nucleosyl)-tetraphosphatase (symmetrical) YqeK; its protein translation is MTLQVEVLRDLATRVLSEERLRHTLGVADWAEVLARRHGLDPLKARCAGLVHDLAKEIPLNSQLRYARRWNLLKYPEDEQSPYVLHGPVAAYWLEHYYGLDDAEIVAAVANHTLGRPGMGPLEMLIYSADLTEPDRDFPEVDFLRQSLYDNLEKGTLVCVKHTLKYLEQSKRPIHPLTQLTFDDLQRRQNIGIRSQNA
- a CDS encoding RNA recognition motif domain-containing protein, translating into MATTLYVGNLPWNTTAEELGEFFSAYGQVESSRIITDRETGRSRGFGFIEVEDADAARMAEELNGKDFGGRPLTVNEARPKQM
- the nadD gene encoding nicotinate-nucleotide adenylyltransferase, with amino-acid sequence MTDLERLALQKREKPRLGIMGGTFDPIHYGHLVAAEMARAKFKLSKVLFIPTGTPPHKHRKDISAGPMRYEMVRRAIEDNEFFEISSLEIEREGPSYTVDTLRILHRTYPEHELYFITGSDALLEIFSWREAEEILRLIQFIGAARPGFDARDFFLKVQEEHPDTQEKIHYLEVPALAISSTDIRSRVQCGEPIRYLLPEAVRLYLEEMKLYVNK
- a CDS encoding ABC-F family ATP-binding cassette domain-containing protein, whose product is MSVLNVENVSHGFGGRKIFEEVTFRLLKGEHVGLVGANGEGKSTFLDIITGKLMPDKGKVEWSNRVTVGYLDQHSVLEKGKTIRDVLKEAFQGMYDLEAEMLASYDRMGNASESEMDKLMEEVGEIQTILEHNGFYMIDTKIEEVANGLGLGEIGLDKDVTDLSGGQRTKVLLTKLLLQNPTILILDEPTNFLDAEHIEWLKRYLIQYENAFILVSHDVPFLNSVINVIYHVENAELTRYTGNYEQFMALLETKKIQEQKAYDKQQKEVDRLEDFIARNKARISTTGRAKSRQKQLDKMDLIERPREKIQPKFKFQEARTPGKLIFEAKDIVLGYDEPLTRPLNLSLERGQKVAIRGVNGLGKSTLLKTLLGYIPPVSGEVELGDYLYPGYFEQESSRKNTKTALEEVWDEFPGLSNSEVRGALARCGLTSEHISSKMMVLSGGENAKVRLCKLMLKEVNWLVLDEPTNHLDVDAKAELKRAIMEYKGTVIVVSHEPDFYQDWVTDVWNLEEWTTKII
- a CDS encoding ABC-F family ATP-binding cassette domain-containing protein gives rise to the protein MNVLTVENITKSYGEKVLFADISFGIDEGEKIGIIGVNGTGKSTLLKILAGNEWPDSGKVTMGNSLRMDYLPQNPDFEDQATVLQQVFKGNSPVMKLLREYELALESLNETPDSSALQQRLIDLGQQMDELDAWQLENEAKTILTKLGISKFETPVGNLSGGQRKRVALASALINPTDILLLDEPTNHIDNETVDWLEQYLNKRKGALVMITHDRYFLDRVVGRVLELDRGKLYPYPGNYSRFLELKAEREEQEDASERKRQNLLRNELAWMRRGAQARSTKQKARIERFEKLQAEKPLQRSDQIEMPIGATRLGKKILECRNLRKEFPQRGVVIKDFSYILLRNDRIGIIGPNGSGKSTLLNLIAGSLTPDFGTIELGSTVKMGYFSQETTYFDPDIRVIDDIKGIAEVIPMADGGFLTASQMLERFLFLPEVQWTQIGKLSGGEKRRLNLLRILMGAPNVLLLDEPTNDLDIQTLTILENYLDDFPGAVIAVSHDRYFLDRVTDKIFAFEGNGRIRSYAGNYSDYREQVYASEQEAEQAAKLAALAKTIQNKDAKPDQEESERKKDRPLKMTFKEQQEFAQIEGQIEEMEQAIEKNTQDMNEAGSDYGKLTELAALQQTLEQRLEELMERWTYLTELDEKITASKR